The Camelus ferus isolate YT-003-E chromosome 4, BCGSAC_Cfer_1.0, whole genome shotgun sequence genome has a segment encoding these proteins:
- the PTRH1 gene encoding probable peptidyl-tRNA hydrolase isoform X2: MGQPGLSRTGLWLSRAMSRCILEPRPPGKRWLVVGLGNPGMPSTRHSVGMAVLGQLARRLGVAESWARDRRCAADLALASLGDAQLVLLRPRRLMNVNGRSVARAAELFGLTAEEVYLVHDELDKPLGKLALKLGGSARGHNGVRSCISCLNSNELLPPLLERAADLLLDHIRERSQGPSLGP, from the exons ATGGGGCAGCCGGGCCTCTCGCGCACGGGACTGTGGCTGAGTAGGGCCATGAGCCGATGCATTTTGGAACCCCGGCCCCCGGGGAAGCGGTGGCTG GTGGTCGGGCTGGGGAACCCTGGAATGCCCAGCACGCGGCACAGCGTGGGCATGGCGGTGCTGGGGCAGCTGGCGCGGCGGCTGGGTGTGGCGGAGAGTTGGGCGCGCGACCGGCGCTGTGCCGCCGACCTCGCCCTGGCCTCACTCGGTGATGCCCAGCTGGTCCTCCTCCGGCCACGGCGGCTCATGAACGTCAACGGGCGCAGCGTGGCCCGGGCCG CGGAGCTGTTCGGGCTGACTGCTGAGGAAGTCTACCTGGTACATGATGAGCTGGACAAGCCGCTGGGGAAACTGGCTCTGAAGTTGGGAGGAAGCGCCAG GGGCCACAATGGAGTCCGTTCCTGTATTAGCTGTCTCAACTCCAAT GAGCTGCTGCCTCCATTGCTGGAGCGCGCCGCCGACCTGCTCCTGGACCACATCCGTGAGAGGAGCCAGGGGCCTTCGTTGGGCCCCTGA
- the PTRH1 gene encoding probable peptidyl-tRNA hydrolase isoform X1: MGQPGLSRTGLWLSRAMSRCILEPRPPGKRWLVVGLGNPGMPSTRHSVGMAVLGQLARRLGVAESWARDRRCAADLALASLGDAQLVLLRPRRLMNVNGRSVARAAELFGLTAEEVYLVHDELDKPLGKLALKLGGSARGHNGVRSCISCLNSNAMPRLRVGIGRPTHPDEVQAHVLGRFSPAEQELLPPLLERAADLLLDHIRERSQGPSLGP; this comes from the exons ATGGGGCAGCCGGGCCTCTCGCGCACGGGACTGTGGCTGAGTAGGGCCATGAGCCGATGCATTTTGGAACCCCGGCCCCCGGGGAAGCGGTGGCTG GTGGTCGGGCTGGGGAACCCTGGAATGCCCAGCACGCGGCACAGCGTGGGCATGGCGGTGCTGGGGCAGCTGGCGCGGCGGCTGGGTGTGGCGGAGAGTTGGGCGCGCGACCGGCGCTGTGCCGCCGACCTCGCCCTGGCCTCACTCGGTGATGCCCAGCTGGTCCTCCTCCGGCCACGGCGGCTCATGAACGTCAACGGGCGCAGCGTGGCCCGGGCCG CGGAGCTGTTCGGGCTGACTGCTGAGGAAGTCTACCTGGTACATGATGAGCTGGACAAGCCGCTGGGGAAACTGGCTCTGAAGTTGGGAGGAAGCGCCAG GGGCCACAATGGAGTCCGTTCCTGTATTAGCTGTCTCAACTCCAAT GCAATGCCACGGCTGCGGGTGGGCATCGGGCGCCCGACACACCCGGATGAAGTGCAGGCCCATGTGCTGGGCCGCTTCTCCCCCGCCGAGCAGGAGCTGCTGCCTCCATTGCTGGAGCGCGCCGCCGACCTGCTCCTGGACCACATCCGTGAGAGGAGCCAGGGGCCTTCGTTGGGCCCCTGA
- the TTC16 gene encoding tetratricopeptide repeat protein 16 isoform X1 — MLLRGGSGGVAAVSGWWRCLGVSAHSAARRQRVLRDLLWGSGSLCLASGWGGGNLVLAPAVALLRCRNPASSFPEIKGCWPEGAPRMPSCPWVSVYPSCLSTQDPPHPNPLPKPQLYALGWSRVKASRSACAPARSYHQGHQCLEQEDWEVAVLFFSRALHLDSQLGQCLFEQCAFLDALNVFSQASELQPEKSCFRYRCMACLLALRRHHECLSFVTKEPNLCYQDLHSALLLDPKHPQAKVLLKVMVGQAQQARQDAGILAVQGKLQHALQCINCAIENNPLDPSLFVFRGIMYRRLREFDAAVEDFLRALDMMTESQKELVQQAQRQLLLAYNDFAVHCYMQGAYQESVLLLNKALKDEQKEKGLYINRGDCFFQLGNLTFAEADYQQALALSPRDEGANLRMGLLQEKLGFCEQRSRQFQKAESHFSVAIQHNPQKAQYYLYRARSRQLLQNIFGARQDVATVLLLDPKLPKVLPLMASLFPGMSVEEVLGSQVAHLARLLLDRAVESSLQASTPQDIMRQLKEQELEHQKAQALWLSWKLEQPLFETSKEREATRQSLQAKPERPELEAEAPEEKEEEKLELAPSKERSLTDSYVDQTSSGSVWGCRTTSISEMEMSTTGQEYRSTSTTAVTFSNSSLLRTQSSDLGYNREDLSLSHSPRKSKYAQGQSWRPGGTEATQSRRPSKTEAAHVQSQRPSRTEAAQAESQRPSKTEATQGSKQRFRKAKGACGWSWGFRKADATQDQSWGLIQSASKTKTFDDPSWSPCNTEVTQGQGQSQRPSKSKASQSWSPEREPRLQQDQGHRGTEPKSQRYPGPEIEPQP, encoded by the exons ATGCTTCTGAGGGGCGGAAGTGGCGGGGTGGCGGCGGTGTCGGGGTGGTGGCGGTGTCTGGGCGTCTCCGCACATTCCGCGGCGCGACGTCAACGTGTTCTGCGGGATTTGTTGTGGGGCTCGGGGAGCCTATGCTTGGCCtctggatggggaggagggaaccTGGTTCTGGCCCCAGCTGTGGCCCTGCTTCGCTGCAGAAACCCGGCAAGTTCTTTCCCCGAG ATAAAAGGCTGCTGGCCTGAAGGAGCTCCAAGAATGCCCTCCTGTCCCTGGGTCTCTGTCTACCCCTCTTGTCTCTCTACCCAAgatccaccccaccccaacccactccCGAAGCCCCAGCTGTATGCCCTGGGTTGGTCCCGAGTCAAGGCCAGCCGTTCTGCCTGTGCCCCTGCCCGCAGCTACCATCAAGGCCATCAGTGCTTGGAGCAAGAAGACTGGGAGGTGGCCGTGCTGTTCTTCTCCCGTGCCCTCCACCTGGACTCCCAGCTG ggccagtGCCTGTTTGAGCAATGTGCCTTTCTGGATGCCCTGAATGTCTTCTCGCAAGCCTCTGAGCTCCAGCCTGAGAAGTCCTGCTTCCGTTATCGATG CATGGCCTGTCTCCTGGCTCTCAGACGGCATCATGAATGCCTCTCCTTCGTCACCAAGGAG CCCAACCTCTGCTATCAAGACCTACACAGTGCCTTGCTGTTGGACCCCAAGCACCCACAGGCCAAGGTGCTGCTCAAGGTGATGGTGGGCCAGGCCCAGCAGGCTCGCCAAGATGCTGGGATCCTGGCCGTGCAGGGCAAGCTGCAACACGCACTGCAGTGCATCAACTGTGCCATCGAGAACAACCCTCTAGACCCCAGCCTCTTTGTCTTCCG GGGCATCATGTACCGACGGCTCCGGGAGTTTGATGCTGCCGTGGAGGACTTCCTGAGAGCACTGGACATGATGACCGAGTCCCAGAAGGAGTTGGTGCAGCAGGCGCAGCGCCAACTGCTGCTGGCCTACAACGACTTCGCGGTGCACTGCTACATGCAGGGCGCCTACCAGGAGAGTGTGCTTCTGCTCAACAAGGCGCTCAAGGACGAGCAGAAGGAGAAAGGCCTCTATATCAACCGCGGCG ATTGCTTCTTCCAGCTGGGCAACCTGACCTTTGCTGAGGCGGACTACCAGCAGGCGCTGGCGTTGAGCCCGAGGGACGAGGGCGCCAACCTGCGAATGGGCCTGCTGCAGGAGAAGTTGGGCTTCTGCGAGCAGAGAAGCAG GCAGTTCCAGAAGGCAGAGAGCCACTTCTCAGTGGCCATCCAGCACAATCCCCAGAAGGCCCAGTACTACCTGTACCGTGCCAGAAGCCGGCAGCTCTTGCAGAACATTTTTGGGGCCCGCCAGGATGTTGCCACTGTCCTGCTCCTTGACCCCAAGCTACCAAAG GTGCTCCCGCTGATGGCCAGTCTCTTCCCTGGCATGTCAGTGGAGGAGGTGCTTGGCAGCCAGGTGGCCCACCTGGCCAGGTTGCTGCTGGATCGGGCGGTGGAGAGCAGCCTGCAGGCCAGCACCCCTCAAGATATCATGCG GCAGCTCAAGGAGCAGGAACTAGAGCACCAGAAGGCCCAGGCCCTGTGGCTCTCGTGGAAGCTGGAACAGCCCTTGTTCGAGACCTCCAAAGAGCGGGAGGCCACTCGCCAGTCCCTGCAGGCAAAGCCAGAACGCCCAGAGTTAGAGGCTGAGGCCCCTGAGGAGAAAGAG GAGGAGAAGCTGGAGCTGGCCCCCAGCAAGGAGAGGTCCCTGACCGACAGCTATGTTGACCAGACCTCTTCGGGCTCCGTCTGGGGCT GCAGGACCACATCCATCTCAGAAATGGAGATGTCCACTACCGGCCAGGAATACAGGAGCACCTCGACCACTGCTGTGACATTCTCCAACTCCTCACTGCTAAGGACACAGTCCTCAGACTTGGGGTACAACAGGGAAGACCTAAGCCTGAGCCACAGCCCTAGAAAATCCAAATATGCCCAGGGCCAGAGCTGGAGGCCCGGCGGGACCGAGGCCACCCAGAGCCGGAGGCCCAGCAAGACTGAGGCTGCCCACGTCCAGAGCCAGAGGCCCAGCAGGACTGAGGCTGCCCAGGCTGAGAGCCAGAGGCCCAGCAAGACTGAAGCCACCCAGGGCTCAAAGCAGAGGTTCAGAAAGGCCAAGGGTGcctgtggctggagctggggatTCAGAAAGGCTGATGCCACACAGGACCAGAGCTGGGGACTGATCCAAAGTGCCAGCAAGACCAAGACTTTTGATGACCCAAGTTGGAGCCCCTGCAACACTGAGGTCACCCAAGGCCAGGGCCAGAGCCAGAGGCCCAGCAAGTCCAAGGCTTCCCAGAGCTGGAGCCCAGAGCGTGAGCCCAGGCTCCAGCAAGACCAAGGTCACCGGGGGACTGAGCCCAAGTCTCAGCGATACCCAGGGCCTGAAATAGAACCCCAGCCCTAG
- the TTC16 gene encoding tetratricopeptide repeat protein 16 isoform X3 — MLLRGGSGGVAAVSGWWRCLGVSAHSAARRQRVLRDLLWGSGSLCLASGWGGGNLVLAPAVALLRCRNPASSFPEIKGCWPEGAPRMPSCPWVSVYPSCLSTQDPPHPNPLPKPQLYALGWSRVKASRSACAPARSYHQGHQCLEQEDWEVAVLFFSRALHLDSQLGQCLFEQCAFLDALNVFSQASELQPEKSCFRYRWGIMYRRLREFDAAVEDFLRALDMMTESQKELVQQAQRQLLLAYNDFAVHCYMQGAYQESVLLLNKALKDEQKEKGLYINRGDCFFQLGNLTFAEADYQQALALSPRDEGANLRMGLLQEKLGFCEQRSRQFQKAESHFSVAIQHNPQKAQYYLYRARSRQLLQNIFGARQDVATVLLLDPKLPKVLPLMASLFPGMSVEEVLGSQVAHLARLLLDRAVESSLQASTPQDIMRQLKEQELEHQKAQALWLSWKLEQPLFETSKEREATRQSLQAKPERPELEAEAPEEKEEEKLELAPSKERSLTDSYVDQTSSGSVWGCRTTSISEMEMSTTGQEYRSTSTTAVTFSNSSLLRTQSSDLGYNREDLSLSHSPRKSKYAQGQSWRPGGTEATQSRRPSKTEAAHVQSQRPSRTEAAQAESQRPSKTEATQGSKQRFRKAKGACGWSWGFRKADATQDQSWGLIQSASKTKTFDDPSWSPCNTEVTQGQGQSQRPSKSKASQSWSPEREPRLQQDQGHRGTEPKSQRYPGPEIEPQP, encoded by the exons ATGCTTCTGAGGGGCGGAAGTGGCGGGGTGGCGGCGGTGTCGGGGTGGTGGCGGTGTCTGGGCGTCTCCGCACATTCCGCGGCGCGACGTCAACGTGTTCTGCGGGATTTGTTGTGGGGCTCGGGGAGCCTATGCTTGGCCtctggatggggaggagggaaccTGGTTCTGGCCCCAGCTGTGGCCCTGCTTCGCTGCAGAAACCCGGCAAGTTCTTTCCCCGAG ATAAAAGGCTGCTGGCCTGAAGGAGCTCCAAGAATGCCCTCCTGTCCCTGGGTCTCTGTCTACCCCTCTTGTCTCTCTACCCAAgatccaccccaccccaacccactccCGAAGCCCCAGCTGTATGCCCTGGGTTGGTCCCGAGTCAAGGCCAGCCGTTCTGCCTGTGCCCCTGCCCGCAGCTACCATCAAGGCCATCAGTGCTTGGAGCAAGAAGACTGGGAGGTGGCCGTGCTGTTCTTCTCCCGTGCCCTCCACCTGGACTCCCAGCTG ggccagtGCCTGTTTGAGCAATGTGCCTTTCTGGATGCCCTGAATGTCTTCTCGCAAGCCTCTGAGCTCCAGCCTGAGAAGTCCTGCTTCCGTTATCGATG GGGCATCATGTACCGACGGCTCCGGGAGTTTGATGCTGCCGTGGAGGACTTCCTGAGAGCACTGGACATGATGACCGAGTCCCAGAAGGAGTTGGTGCAGCAGGCGCAGCGCCAACTGCTGCTGGCCTACAACGACTTCGCGGTGCACTGCTACATGCAGGGCGCCTACCAGGAGAGTGTGCTTCTGCTCAACAAGGCGCTCAAGGACGAGCAGAAGGAGAAAGGCCTCTATATCAACCGCGGCG ATTGCTTCTTCCAGCTGGGCAACCTGACCTTTGCTGAGGCGGACTACCAGCAGGCGCTGGCGTTGAGCCCGAGGGACGAGGGCGCCAACCTGCGAATGGGCCTGCTGCAGGAGAAGTTGGGCTTCTGCGAGCAGAGAAGCAG GCAGTTCCAGAAGGCAGAGAGCCACTTCTCAGTGGCCATCCAGCACAATCCCCAGAAGGCCCAGTACTACCTGTACCGTGCCAGAAGCCGGCAGCTCTTGCAGAACATTTTTGGGGCCCGCCAGGATGTTGCCACTGTCCTGCTCCTTGACCCCAAGCTACCAAAG GTGCTCCCGCTGATGGCCAGTCTCTTCCCTGGCATGTCAGTGGAGGAGGTGCTTGGCAGCCAGGTGGCCCACCTGGCCAGGTTGCTGCTGGATCGGGCGGTGGAGAGCAGCCTGCAGGCCAGCACCCCTCAAGATATCATGCG GCAGCTCAAGGAGCAGGAACTAGAGCACCAGAAGGCCCAGGCCCTGTGGCTCTCGTGGAAGCTGGAACAGCCCTTGTTCGAGACCTCCAAAGAGCGGGAGGCCACTCGCCAGTCCCTGCAGGCAAAGCCAGAACGCCCAGAGTTAGAGGCTGAGGCCCCTGAGGAGAAAGAG GAGGAGAAGCTGGAGCTGGCCCCCAGCAAGGAGAGGTCCCTGACCGACAGCTATGTTGACCAGACCTCTTCGGGCTCCGTCTGGGGCT GCAGGACCACATCCATCTCAGAAATGGAGATGTCCACTACCGGCCAGGAATACAGGAGCACCTCGACCACTGCTGTGACATTCTCCAACTCCTCACTGCTAAGGACACAGTCCTCAGACTTGGGGTACAACAGGGAAGACCTAAGCCTGAGCCACAGCCCTAGAAAATCCAAATATGCCCAGGGCCAGAGCTGGAGGCCCGGCGGGACCGAGGCCACCCAGAGCCGGAGGCCCAGCAAGACTGAGGCTGCCCACGTCCAGAGCCAGAGGCCCAGCAGGACTGAGGCTGCCCAGGCTGAGAGCCAGAGGCCCAGCAAGACTGAAGCCACCCAGGGCTCAAAGCAGAGGTTCAGAAAGGCCAAGGGTGcctgtggctggagctggggatTCAGAAAGGCTGATGCCACACAGGACCAGAGCTGGGGACTGATCCAAAGTGCCAGCAAGACCAAGACTTTTGATGACCCAAGTTGGAGCCCCTGCAACACTGAGGTCACCCAAGGCCAGGGCCAGAGCCAGAGGCCCAGCAAGTCCAAGGCTTCCCAGAGCTGGAGCCCAGAGCGTGAGCCCAGGCTCCAGCAAGACCAAGGTCACCGGGGGACTGAGCCCAAGTCTCAGCGATACCCAGGGCCTGAAATAGAACCCCAGCCCTAG
- the TTC16 gene encoding tetratricopeptide repeat protein 16 isoform X2, producing the protein MLLRGGSGGVAAVSGWWRCLGVSAHSAARRQRVLRDLLWGSGSLCLASGWGGGNLVLAPAVALLRCRNPASSFPEDVLWLDQAPSQHIPKPWVIPVLKGTLQRIFGTSQVFQNFDDIKSKSTGLTVHLKVKEYYHQGHQCLEQEDWEVAVLFFSRALHLDSQLGQCLFEQCAFLDALNVFSQASELQPEKSCFRYRCMACLLALRRHHECLSFVTKEPNLCYQDLHSALLLDPKHPQAKVLLKVMVGQAQQARQDAGILAVQGKLQHALQCINCAIENNPLDPSLFVFRGIMYRRLREFDAAVEDFLRALDMMTESQKELVQQAQRQLLLAYNDFAVHCYMQGAYQESVLLLNKALKDEQKEKGLYINRGDCFFQLGNLTFAEADYQQALALSPRDEGANLRMGLLQEKLGFCEQRSRQFQKAESHFSVAIQHNPQKAQYYLYRARSRQLLQNIFGARQDVATVLLLDPKLPKVLPLMASLFPGMSVEEVLGSQVAHLARLLLDRAVESSLQASTPQDIMRQLKEQELEHQKAQALWLSWKLEQPLFETSKEREATRQSLQAKPERPELEAEAPEEKEEEKLELAPSKERSLTDSYVDQTSSGSVWGCRTTSISEMEMSTTGQEYRSTSTTAVTFSNSSLLRTQSSDLGYNREDLSLSHSPRKSKYAQGQSWRPGGTEATQSRRPSKTEAAHVQSQRPSRTEAAQAESQRPSKTEATQGSKQRFRKAKGACGWSWGFRKADATQDQSWGLIQSASKTKTFDDPSWSPCNTEVTQGQGQSQRPSKSKASQSWSPEREPRLQQDQGHRGTEPKSQRYPGPEIEPQP; encoded by the exons ATGCTTCTGAGGGGCGGAAGTGGCGGGGTGGCGGCGGTGTCGGGGTGGTGGCGGTGTCTGGGCGTCTCCGCACATTCCGCGGCGCGACGTCAACGTGTTCTGCGGGATTTGTTGTGGGGCTCGGGGAGCCTATGCTTGGCCtctggatggggaggagggaaccTGGTTCTGGCCCCAGCTGTGGCCCTGCTTCGCTGCAGAAACCCGGCAAGTTCTTTCCCCGAG GATGTTCTGTGGCTTGACCAGGCTCCCTCACAGCACATCCCAAAGCCATGGGTGATCCCAGTCCTAAAGGGGACCCTACAGCGCATCTTTGGGACCAGCCAGGTGTTCCAGAACTTTGATGATATAAAGTCAAAGTCCACGGGGTTAACAGTGCACCTCAAAGTCAAGGAGTA CTACCATCAAGGCCATCAGTGCTTGGAGCAAGAAGACTGGGAGGTGGCCGTGCTGTTCTTCTCCCGTGCCCTCCACCTGGACTCCCAGCTG ggccagtGCCTGTTTGAGCAATGTGCCTTTCTGGATGCCCTGAATGTCTTCTCGCAAGCCTCTGAGCTCCAGCCTGAGAAGTCCTGCTTCCGTTATCGATG CATGGCCTGTCTCCTGGCTCTCAGACGGCATCATGAATGCCTCTCCTTCGTCACCAAGGAG CCCAACCTCTGCTATCAAGACCTACACAGTGCCTTGCTGTTGGACCCCAAGCACCCACAGGCCAAGGTGCTGCTCAAGGTGATGGTGGGCCAGGCCCAGCAGGCTCGCCAAGATGCTGGGATCCTGGCCGTGCAGGGCAAGCTGCAACACGCACTGCAGTGCATCAACTGTGCCATCGAGAACAACCCTCTAGACCCCAGCCTCTTTGTCTTCCG GGGCATCATGTACCGACGGCTCCGGGAGTTTGATGCTGCCGTGGAGGACTTCCTGAGAGCACTGGACATGATGACCGAGTCCCAGAAGGAGTTGGTGCAGCAGGCGCAGCGCCAACTGCTGCTGGCCTACAACGACTTCGCGGTGCACTGCTACATGCAGGGCGCCTACCAGGAGAGTGTGCTTCTGCTCAACAAGGCGCTCAAGGACGAGCAGAAGGAGAAAGGCCTCTATATCAACCGCGGCG ATTGCTTCTTCCAGCTGGGCAACCTGACCTTTGCTGAGGCGGACTACCAGCAGGCGCTGGCGTTGAGCCCGAGGGACGAGGGCGCCAACCTGCGAATGGGCCTGCTGCAGGAGAAGTTGGGCTTCTGCGAGCAGAGAAGCAG GCAGTTCCAGAAGGCAGAGAGCCACTTCTCAGTGGCCATCCAGCACAATCCCCAGAAGGCCCAGTACTACCTGTACCGTGCCAGAAGCCGGCAGCTCTTGCAGAACATTTTTGGGGCCCGCCAGGATGTTGCCACTGTCCTGCTCCTTGACCCCAAGCTACCAAAG GTGCTCCCGCTGATGGCCAGTCTCTTCCCTGGCATGTCAGTGGAGGAGGTGCTTGGCAGCCAGGTGGCCCACCTGGCCAGGTTGCTGCTGGATCGGGCGGTGGAGAGCAGCCTGCAGGCCAGCACCCCTCAAGATATCATGCG GCAGCTCAAGGAGCAGGAACTAGAGCACCAGAAGGCCCAGGCCCTGTGGCTCTCGTGGAAGCTGGAACAGCCCTTGTTCGAGACCTCCAAAGAGCGGGAGGCCACTCGCCAGTCCCTGCAGGCAAAGCCAGAACGCCCAGAGTTAGAGGCTGAGGCCCCTGAGGAGAAAGAG GAGGAGAAGCTGGAGCTGGCCCCCAGCAAGGAGAGGTCCCTGACCGACAGCTATGTTGACCAGACCTCTTCGGGCTCCGTCTGGGGCT GCAGGACCACATCCATCTCAGAAATGGAGATGTCCACTACCGGCCAGGAATACAGGAGCACCTCGACCACTGCTGTGACATTCTCCAACTCCTCACTGCTAAGGACACAGTCCTCAGACTTGGGGTACAACAGGGAAGACCTAAGCCTGAGCCACAGCCCTAGAAAATCCAAATATGCCCAGGGCCAGAGCTGGAGGCCCGGCGGGACCGAGGCCACCCAGAGCCGGAGGCCCAGCAAGACTGAGGCTGCCCACGTCCAGAGCCAGAGGCCCAGCAGGACTGAGGCTGCCCAGGCTGAGAGCCAGAGGCCCAGCAAGACTGAAGCCACCCAGGGCTCAAAGCAGAGGTTCAGAAAGGCCAAGGGTGcctgtggctggagctggggatTCAGAAAGGCTGATGCCACACAGGACCAGAGCTGGGGACTGATCCAAAGTGCCAGCAAGACCAAGACTTTTGATGACCCAAGTTGGAGCCCCTGCAACACTGAGGTCACCCAAGGCCAGGGCCAGAGCCAGAGGCCCAGCAAGTCCAAGGCTTCCCAGAGCTGGAGCCCAGAGCGTGAGCCCAGGCTCCAGCAAGACCAAGGTCACCGGGGGACTGAGCCCAAGTCTCAGCGATACCCAGGGCCTGAAATAGAACCCCAGCCCTAG
- the TTC16 gene encoding tetratricopeptide repeat protein 16 isoform X4 produces the protein MVPSNVSRQGQEASEGREGAGPGPRGPPGRGLMTDSREDVLWLDQAPSQHIPKPWVIPVLKGTLQRIFGTSQVFQNFDDIKSKSTGLTVHLKVKEYYHQGHQCLEQEDWEVAVLFFSRALHLDSQLVEFYALRAEAYIHLCDFSSAAQNLRRAYSQADNTNYLERLTFVLYLKGQCLFEQCAFLDALNVFSQASELQPEKSCFRYRCMACLLALRRHHECLSFVTKEVKYGTTNPDVYILRARLYNFFQKPNLCYQDLHSALLLDPKHPQAKVLLKVMVGQAQQARQDAGILAVQGKLQHALQCINCAIENNPLDPSLFVFRGIMYRRLREFDAAVEDFLRALDMMTESQKELVQQAQRQLLLAYNDFAVHCYMQGAYQESVLLLNKALKDEQKEKGLYINRGDCFFQLGNLTFAEADYQQALALSPRDEGANLRMGLLQEKLGFCEQRSRQFQKAESHFSVAIQHNPQKAQYYLYRARSRQLLQNIFGARQDVATVLLLDPKLPKVLPLMASLFPGMSVEEVLGSQVAHLARLLLDRAVESSLQASTPQDIMRQLKEQELEHQKAQALWLSWKLEQPLFETSKEREATRQSLQAKPERPELEAEAPEEKEEEKLELAPSKERSLTDSYVDQTSSGSVWGCRTTSISEMEMSTTGQEYRSTSTTAVTFSNSSLLRTQSSDLGYNREDLSLSHSPRKSKYAQGQSWRPGGTEATQSRRPSKTEAAHVQSQRPSRTEAAQAESQRPSKTEATQGSKQRFRKAKGACGWSWGFRKADATQDQSWGLIQSASKTKTFDDPSWSPCNTEVTQGQGQSQRPSKSKASQSWSPEREPRLQQDQGHRGTEPKSQRYPGPEIEPQP, from the exons ATGGTGCCTAGCAACGTCAGCCGTCAGGGCCAGGAGGCAAGCGAGGGCCGTGAGGGAGCCGGCCCAGGCCCCCGAGGTCCTCCTGGAAGGGGCCTCATGACAGACTCTAGAGAG GATGTTCTGTGGCTTGACCAGGCTCCCTCACAGCACATCCCAAAGCCATGGGTGATCCCAGTCCTAAAGGGGACCCTACAGCGCATCTTTGGGACCAGCCAGGTGTTCCAGAACTTTGATGATATAAAGTCAAAGTCCACGGGGTTAACAGTGCACCTCAAAGTCAAGGAGTA CTACCATCAAGGCCATCAGTGCTTGGAGCAAGAAGACTGGGAGGTGGCCGTGCTGTTCTTCTCCCGTGCCCTCCACCTGGACTCCCAGCTG GTAGAATTCTATGCCTTAAGAGCCGAGGCCTACATCCATCTCTGTGACTTCTCCTCGGCTGCCCAGAACCTGCGAAGGGCCTACTCCCAGGCAGACAACACCAACTACCTGGAGCGGCTCACCTTTGTGCTTTATCTGAAG ggccagtGCCTGTTTGAGCAATGTGCCTTTCTGGATGCCCTGAATGTCTTCTCGCAAGCCTCTGAGCTCCAGCCTGAGAAGTCCTGCTTCCGTTATCGATG CATGGCCTGTCTCCTGGCTCTCAGACGGCATCATGAATGCCTCTCCTTCGTCACCAAGGAGGTAAAGTATGGCACAACCAATCCTGATGTCTACATCCTCCGGGCCAGGCTCTACAACTTCTTCCAGAAG CCCAACCTCTGCTATCAAGACCTACACAGTGCCTTGCTGTTGGACCCCAAGCACCCACAGGCCAAGGTGCTGCTCAAGGTGATGGTGGGCCAGGCCCAGCAGGCTCGCCAAGATGCTGGGATCCTGGCCGTGCAGGGCAAGCTGCAACACGCACTGCAGTGCATCAACTGTGCCATCGAGAACAACCCTCTAGACCCCAGCCTCTTTGTCTTCCG GGGCATCATGTACCGACGGCTCCGGGAGTTTGATGCTGCCGTGGAGGACTTCCTGAGAGCACTGGACATGATGACCGAGTCCCAGAAGGAGTTGGTGCAGCAGGCGCAGCGCCAACTGCTGCTGGCCTACAACGACTTCGCGGTGCACTGCTACATGCAGGGCGCCTACCAGGAGAGTGTGCTTCTGCTCAACAAGGCGCTCAAGGACGAGCAGAAGGAGAAAGGCCTCTATATCAACCGCGGCG ATTGCTTCTTCCAGCTGGGCAACCTGACCTTTGCTGAGGCGGACTACCAGCAGGCGCTGGCGTTGAGCCCGAGGGACGAGGGCGCCAACCTGCGAATGGGCCTGCTGCAGGAGAAGTTGGGCTTCTGCGAGCAGAGAAGCAG GCAGTTCCAGAAGGCAGAGAGCCACTTCTCAGTGGCCATCCAGCACAATCCCCAGAAGGCCCAGTACTACCTGTACCGTGCCAGAAGCCGGCAGCTCTTGCAGAACATTTTTGGGGCCCGCCAGGATGTTGCCACTGTCCTGCTCCTTGACCCCAAGCTACCAAAG GTGCTCCCGCTGATGGCCAGTCTCTTCCCTGGCATGTCAGTGGAGGAGGTGCTTGGCAGCCAGGTGGCCCACCTGGCCAGGTTGCTGCTGGATCGGGCGGTGGAGAGCAGCCTGCAGGCCAGCACCCCTCAAGATATCATGCG GCAGCTCAAGGAGCAGGAACTAGAGCACCAGAAGGCCCAGGCCCTGTGGCTCTCGTGGAAGCTGGAACAGCCCTTGTTCGAGACCTCCAAAGAGCGGGAGGCCACTCGCCAGTCCCTGCAGGCAAAGCCAGAACGCCCAGAGTTAGAGGCTGAGGCCCCTGAGGAGAAAGAG GAGGAGAAGCTGGAGCTGGCCCCCAGCAAGGAGAGGTCCCTGACCGACAGCTATGTTGACCAGACCTCTTCGGGCTCCGTCTGGGGCT GCAGGACCACATCCATCTCAGAAATGGAGATGTCCACTACCGGCCAGGAATACAGGAGCACCTCGACCACTGCTGTGACATTCTCCAACTCCTCACTGCTAAGGACACAGTCCTCAGACTTGGGGTACAACAGGGAAGACCTAAGCCTGAGCCACAGCCCTAGAAAATCCAAATATGCCCAGGGCCAGAGCTGGAGGCCCGGCGGGACCGAGGCCACCCAGAGCCGGAGGCCCAGCAAGACTGAGGCTGCCCACGTCCAGAGCCAGAGGCCCAGCAGGACTGAGGCTGCCCAGGCTGAGAGCCAGAGGCCCAGCAAGACTGAAGCCACCCAGGGCTCAAAGCAGAGGTTCAGAAAGGCCAAGGGTGcctgtggctggagctggggatTCAGAAAGGCTGATGCCACACAGGACCAGAGCTGGGGACTGATCCAAAGTGCCAGCAAGACCAAGACTTTTGATGACCCAAGTTGGAGCCCCTGCAACACTGAGGTCACCCAAGGCCAGGGCCAGAGCCAGAGGCCCAGCAAGTCCAAGGCTTCCCAGAGCTGGAGCCCAGAGCGTGAGCCCAGGCTCCAGCAAGACCAAGGTCACCGGGGGACTGAGCCCAAGTCTCAGCGATACCCAGGGCCTGAAATAGAACCCCAGCCCTAG